In bacterium, one DNA window encodes the following:
- a CDS encoding Zn-dependent hydrolase (allantoate amidohydrolase and N-carbamoyl-L-amino acid amidohydrolase are very similar; the allantoate amidohydrolase from Escherichia coli forms a dimer and binds zinc ions for catalytic activity and catalyzes the conversion of allantoate to (S)-ureidoglycolate and ammonia; carbamoyl amidohydrolase from Bacillus sp. converts N-carbamoyl amino acids to amino acids, ammonia, and carbon dioxide) → MEINPGRLRQSMEEMAHIGATPGGGVNRLALSDEDKQARDLFAAWVREAGLKLSTDEMGNMFARREGAENDLPPILAGSHLDSVPDGGKFDGALGALAALEAVRSMNDAGIS, encoded by the coding sequence GTGGAAATCAATCCCGGCCGCCTGCGTCAAAGCATGGAAGAGATGGCGCACATCGGCGCGACGCCGGGGGGTGGCGTGAACCGGCTGGCGCTCTCGGATGAGGACAAGCAGGCCCGCGATCTTTTCGCCGCCTGGGTGCGGGAGGCGGGCCTGAAGCTCTCGACCGATGAGATGGGAAACATGTTTGCCCGCCGCGAGGGCGCGGAAAACGATCTCCCGCCCATCCTCGCGGGCAGTCACCTGGACTCCGTGCCGGACGGCGGAAAATTCGACGGCGCGCTGGGCGCGCTGGCCGCCCTTGAGGCCGTCCGCAGCATGAATGATGCCGGCATCTCCA